The genomic interval GTaaccaaaagtaaaaacaatatgGTATCAGAGATGGTTTTGATTTAGCAAAACCCATCTCTTCTCTACTCAGCCACCACATTTCTCCCTTTCCGTGAATTGAAGTTTGCCCAGGGGGGGGGGGGATACCCCACCGATCCCGAAGAAGGGGTTGAGATGGGTTTTATTTAGATCTTGATGTCTTGAAGGACCAAGATTTTgtcaagaaacaaaagaaaggttGAATGAAAGGGATCTTGATCTTGTGGGTGAAGAAGATCAAGACTTGGTAAAGTTAAGAAAAGGAAGGAAGTCATGTGAGATCTATGTGATCTAGACTTTGATACTTGAGATTGATCGATGGAGGATATTATGAAAAAACTGAAATGAAACGGAGCTCAAAACCTTACTTATGGTGTTGGGTTGGCAAGGTGAGGGGTCGACACCGGTATATCCACAACCTATAAGGCTAGATACTCCCTCCTGTAGATCTGGAGCATAATAAACCAACTATGTATCTGAGTTGGTCACGTCGGATTGAGGCTGCTCTAGTGGGGAAGAGGCTAGATGGATACCTAACAACAATCAAGGCTGAGCTATTGAGTGGAAGCACTAAGGAGGATGAGTGGAGGACCACACACGCCTTGCCTTGCACCTAGCTATTTAACTCAATGGTTCCAAAGGTTGCTTCATTAGTGGATGGCATTCGAAAGGTAGAGAATATTTGGGTGAAGCCGAAGAGGACCTATGCTGATGCTAAGAACCACATAAGGGTGTTCCAGATCCAGTGTGACATAAAGGTGGTGGTGCAGGGTGATAGATCTATTCAAGAGTACTCCATAGAGTTGGAACAGTTGTGGCAAGATCTTAATCATTTTTCACCTATATCGAGCTGCAGTGATCGAGGGTCGAAGAGCAGGGAGTTCAATGCACAGATGAGGACTATGTAGTTCTTGGCTCATCTAAATCCTGCCATTGATCAAAGGAGATCAATCCTTCTAGCCCAATCAAAGACCCTTTCATTAGATGTGGTTGTCTCTACTATGATATAGGAGAAGAGTCGCATGAGGCTACACTCTGAGTCGAGTGGACTTCCAATTGTTCGATCAGCTTTAGCTATCCTGAGCTCATGTGTGATAGGTGCGCAGGAGGAGATCCGTAGGTGCTACAACTATGGAGAAGTTGGCCACCTGAGTAAAGATTGTCTAAAGCTACCTAAGGAGAAAAAGATAGCTGGGCGAGGACAATCTGGAGGTCGTGGTCATGGACGTGAGGGTCATAAAGGAGGCAGAGGTGGAGGTTACCTAGCACATCTGATGGTAGATCCacaagtagagaagaagttaatCTTTACTGAGTAGGAGCATGAGCTCTTCGAGATGCTAAAGAGGAAACAGAGAATGGTAGGACATGGGGAAAGAAGAGCATGATAGATCAAATATACACATCTGACTCCAGGGGTAATCTTCTACTTTTACTCATTTTTCCATAGATACTGCACATGCTTTTGCCTCTATACCTCCCACTAGATCACTAGAATGGATCATAGATTCTGGTACATCTCGACATGTAACAAGGGTATCTAGTGAATTCACTTCTTTTATTCACTTGACGCCTCCAGAAATCATCCAAACAGTGGATGGCACATCCCAGCTTGTGGTTGGTAAGGGTACGATTAAATCTACTGATTTAGTGACCTTGTCTAATGAATTATATGCTCCCCCATTTCTAGTAAATCTATTGCCTATTAGTGCTATTATCTTCCAACTAATTTgtgttatttcttttaaaattccCAAGGTGAACTTCACAGAGAATGGGGCAGGTTAGAGACTTGAGACTGGCATGTGGCATAGAGGATTGTTGTACATGGAGAAAGAGGAAATGGATTCAGCGTTGACATCTTTGGTAAAAGGGGCAGGAGTAGGAGTGTCTAGGATGATTGTAGAGGAGGTGTTTCTATGGCATCACCGGCATATGGGACACATTTTAATACATGTTTTGAGTTGGTTGTACCCTTCATTGTATGAAAGTGTAAACAAGGAAAAGTTAGTTTGTGATGCTTGTGAGTTAGGAAAACATACCAGAAGCTCTTATCATAGCTATGGGAATAAGAGTTCTGGAGTTTTTGATcttattcactctgatgtgtgGGGGCCTTGTTCGACAAATACAATCAATGGTTATAGATATTTTGTGACTTTTATTGCTTGTTTTTCTCATGTTACTTGgttgtatttgatgaaaaataagaatgatgTACTTGTTTGTTTCAAAGACTTTCACAAAGCAATACAAATTCAATATGGTGCCGTGGTTAAGGTATTGAGATCCGATAATGGGATAGAGTACACCAACAAGGCATTTGGGAAGTACTTGTCTACACAGGGATACATCATCAGACTTCTTGCCCATATACACCGACACAGAATAGGGTAGCAGAATGGAAGAACATACACCTTCTAGAGGTATCCTGATGTATAATGATATCGATGAATGTCCCAAATTATCTATGGGGTAAGTGGTCTTGACAGCTGCTGAACTGATCAACAAGATACCCTCGAGAATATCGGATTAGAAGTCTCCCTGTGAGATGTTAAAAGGTGATAATGAAGGAGTTCTTCCCTTGAAAGTGTTTGGATGTGTGTGCTTTGTGAGATACAACAAACCAACAATGGGGAAGCTAGATCCTAGCAATCAAATGTGTTTTCATAGGCTACTCTGCCACTAAGAAAGGGTTTGTGTGTTGGAGCCCAAGAGAAAGGCAATTGTTTGTAAGTATAGATGTGACTTTTCACTAGTCTGAGCTATACAACCTCTTGAGAGTAACCTCACCCTTTGGTGACTCACCAGATAGTGGAGAAATAGGGGGAAATGGGGAGAAAAGTGAGGGAGACAGGCTGATTCAGTTAGAGATTGGATTGGGTCCTGTTTTGGCGGAATAATCGGCTGAGGATGAGTTAGAAAAAGATGTTGAAATAGAGGTGAAAGGAGAAGACGGAGGAGAAAATCATGGTCATGGGGAGCTGAGAGTGTACCAGAGGAGGAGAAAGTGAATGTACCTATGGCTACAATACCAATCATGCCAAGTTCCTTGTCTCGGCCTTCTCCAACTCCTGAGACACCTATATCATCCATCACAAACCCAAGTGATATGATTCCTCTCTTTCCTTCTCCCGTGACATTAAGGATGACTTCTCATAGCAATGCAGGAAATCCTCCTGATCATTTTGGGTTTTCACATAATATTGACCAGTCTGTTCAATACTCTAATTTATCATTCACATATGGAGCATTCATTGCATCTTTGGACATTGTCTCTATACCCAAGTGTTGGCAGGTAACAAAGGAGGACCCAAAGTGGAAGCCAGCCATACAAGAAGAACTAAGGGCTCTTGATAAAAATTGCACATGGGAATTAGTGTCAATACCATCAAGGAAAATGGCAATTGGATGCAAGAGGATCTTTACTGTGATGCAGAATTCAGATGGGCAGGTTGAGCCCTACAAGGCATGCTTGGTGGCAAAAGGGTATAGCCAGACCTATAGCATCAACTATGACGAAAACATTGCACCTGTAGTGAAGATGAGCACCGTTCGGACGTTGGTCTCGCTAGCAATGAATGATGGGTGGAAGCTACACCAGCTAGATGTGAAGAAtgcatttcttcatggggaTTTAGTAGAGGAGATGTACATGGATATAACACTATGATTTGGCACAGACCAGACAATGGGCAAGGTTTGCTGGTTGAAGAAATCTCTTTATGGGCTAAAGCAGTCTGTCCCCTTGAGCTTGGTTCGACAGGTTCAGGAGAGCTATGATAGGTATGAGATACCAACAGATCAACGCTGACCACACTGTGTTCTTTCGACGAAATGGGAGTTGTGTTACTATACTTgtagtatatgtggatgacatgatcATCATAGGGGTGCGGGATCGAAAATACACGTCTGGCATCATGTCTATGAAGAAGACACCAAACGgcatatcgaagcacaaatatcatatttgtttcgtgggttcttccatttctaatagaggcaagcctctattattaattaccccaggcAGTAgcttgggaacctccgattaagggctaaagtacaagtaaaaggcaagaaaatttgcaaattataaatcttattttttagtatatatatattcattacatccttatatgtgaacatataatttatatatatatatatatatcactgccgctacctgtgccttgtcaccatgttgCATGCCTTGTTGCCACCTTAAGATATAAAtctcattatttaatttttttagaaatcgCCTCTGCCTTGAAATGAGCCTTCTTGCCATTGTTTTGGAATGAACAGTATTGTTGCTGCCTCGGaatgattatttgtttttgtcattTCTTTGGAATGGGAATTTTAATCATTGACTAACTCATGGTGTTGCTTTGGATCGAAAGAAATGATGTTCGAATGCTGAGGAATACCAagcctgatatatatatatatatatatatatatctaagcAAGTTTTAACTTTCCATGACAAGTTATCATCGATCAATCACAACATTTATGCCTTGTAAATTACTCTATAGAGAACCCACTTCTTTCTTATTACTGTGTTACTAAATAAGCACCGTCCACTGTTCtgttatacaaaaatatatatatatatatatccatttttaTATGCCTCTCTTATGGTAGGCCATGcacttttgaatttatatatatatatatatatatatatattatactttcCAAATGGCAACAAATGTGCAAATGGAAAGTGCACAAgtatatatgtgcatgcatgtatctcattatatttgttcatttcCATGTTCATAGTGGTCCCGGCTTTTATACATTCgtctcattttaaaaaaaactccatGTGTATCTCTTGTGTAGTGAGACCCAtacttttgaatttaatttatgcacttatgcatgcttctcatttttttatttttatttttattttattttattttgtttttttatatattttttttgccacgcacgtatgcatgcttctcatcatttattattattattatatatatatatatattttgccaCGCACGTATGGATGCTTctcatcatttatttatttatttatttaaaacattcAAACTCTCTAGAAAGTTCCCTTGGCCATGGTCGGAATCGGCAATGCCGGAGTCACTCCCTTCCTCGTTGTGCAGATCGAGTTGCAAGCACTAGAGAATCGAAGAGTTTCCCTCAGCTTCTCTTCATTCTGATAGAGAGACCTATCCTTTGCTAATGAAACCAGAAGGCTTCCAACAAATGCATCACCAGCTCATGTTGTATCTTTTGTCTTCACTTGAAACCCTTCCACTCTTCCTTTGCATTCCTTGGTAAAGTATCTACATCCTTTCTCTCCATCGGTCACAACAAGCAACTCCAATCCTTCATGCCACAGTGATAAAACAATATCTTCCCTTTGTGGGTCCCTCTTGatttgtttatcatttatttattattattacttttattattattattattattattattattattattattattttggcatTGCTTTATTGACagcattataaaaatatatgcattgCATGCTTTTGTGGGCATAATGGCATTGCTtttggataatatatatatatatctgcttCAATTTGATAAACAACTATAATTAGTGGCTCCAATAATGGATGACTCTCCATGCCAATCTTCACAATATCATTCTCCACCAAGACTGTCTCATTAGTAGTAAACGACGAGAAGTGGCAGACGATATTGTTAATAGAGATTCATGTCGGGAAGGCAACGCCCCTctcaatcttcttcttcacattcttGTATACACTTCCAGCTTGGTCTCTGATGAAGTCATCGCCTTTCTTGCAAAGGTTGACTGCCTTGACTCCAAGCTTACACTGTGACACTGCAAACTGAAGAGCCTAGCTAACAATATCTGCAGTGCTCTTGTATTTCATGACGACATCAGGGGAAAAGAGATCAAGATCCTTCTCCTCCTTATTTGCTTCTTCATCCGACATCTCTCAAACCTTGAAGAGGAAATGAAACAAGAATCGAGGCCGAGAGATTGGAAGAGATTTGAGGAAGGATGCAAGTCTAGGGTTTTGGTCTAAGAAAGAAGAGAAGTGGGAGACAATGCTAACTCCCATGTGCAACATAAACTATATAAGTAGGCCAATTCTCATGACCATCAAATATATGTGTAGCATATATTATTGTAGCTCCACATTCCCTCACATTCttttcacaaatatttcaaCAGGTTGGCTCTTGCCAACTCATCTAGATCGACTGTAATCTCACCAAGAAGAAGAACCTTAAATGGTTTAAGAAGGCCCATACATATTTGTAACCTTCTCCGCTGACCATATGATGATTTATGCACTCTCCATGACAGCTCAATGTCTAAAACTTTAATTAGTTCTTCTCTCCTTTGGGGGTCGACGCCAGTGACTCCATAAATCATTCTCTCTACTGAGACATCCATCTGTATGGACACCTCAAAACTAGCAAAGAAAACATATCTCCTCCACTCACAACCAAGGTAAGAGAGATCGCCAGAAGAAGTTAGAGCAATATCGTGAAAAACAGACCTCCCAAGTGTTGATGGTGATGGATgatggaagaagatgtggggtGTCGGCATGGGGGATCGCAGAGTAAGGCCGGCAACAATGCTCGGGAATGGCTGTAGGTGATCAGGACCATGCTAAGAATGGAGAAAGTAATGGGCAATTGAACTAGGAGCAAGGAAGTAAATCTACATAAGTTAGTGGAGTATTATTTTATAGTATCTATGTTTTAAGGTTGCTAACCAATGAGGTTAGAGTTAAGTAGGTTAACTGACCAATGGGTTAGAACTAATATCTTTGTCCCTTTTGACGCTTTGGTTTGTATGTTATGCTAGTGTATTAAAAGGGTAATGGAAGACCAAGTCAGCTGATCTGAGAATGACTTCTTTCATACTACGTGTATCCTTTTAGTTACAAAACTTTTCTCttctctatcttcttcttctcaaaatCCTCAAGGTGTAGCAGGTGAGGCTGAGTTGCGCTCCAACAGTGTGGTATCATAGCTTGGTCAGAGATAATGGCAGCCAAAACTCTGGTGAGCCTCCTACAACCTTGTGTACCCATCTTCAAAGGCCTTGTGGATGATGGTGCGTGAGGATGAAGACCGTATTTCGGTCTCAAGAGCTTTGGAAGCTCGTTGAGAAGGGTGTACCAGAAGGAGAAAATGAAGTGAAGGCAAGGGAGACCAAGAAGAAGGATGCGAAGGCCTTGTGTCTCATCCAACAAACTGTGGACGGGGATATACTTGACCGGATTGAAGAGGCAGAGATGGCACACGATGCATGGGAGATTGTGAAGAAAGTTACACCAGGGCTCTTCGAAGATGATGACCATGAGGAAACAAGCATTGAGATAGAGTTTTGAGACACTCTAAATAGAGGATGGTGAGAGtattcaaacttacttgtctaAAGTTGTTGTGATTGTGAATCAGGTGAAGGTTCTCAGACACAAGCTCTCTAAAGATGAGGTGGTGTCGAAAGTGTTGCGTAGCTTAGCCCCTAAATTTGACTATGTGGCGGTCGCTATGGAGGAGCCCATAGATATTTTGAAGCTAACTCTCGATGAACTTGGTGGCTTTTTCCAAGCTCACGAGGTTAGGGTGAACAGATCCTTGgtgaagaaaggaaagaaggCACTAGTTATGAAGACAGAGAGCTCGAGTTCAGGTGTTAAAGAGAATGGAAACTTTAGTACTATCCCAGGTTGGAGTTCCACTAGAGGAAAGGAGAGAGGCTTCATCAAAAGAGGAAGGGGCAGGGTTGCGCGAGGCCGGAGTAGTGACAGTAAGAGTAATATACAATACTTTAACTATATAAAGTACGGGTATATGAAAGCTGAATGCCGAGAGAAAGGGAAGTAACCGGAGAAGAGAGCCTCAATGATCGCTGAAGAGCATGGAACTGAGCATCTATTCATAGCCAGCAGTGCAACAATGAAGACCTCAAATGCAGTATGGTTAGTGGACAGCGGATGTTCTAACCATATGACAGGAAAAAGGAGCTTGTTTGCTAGTCTTGATGAGTCACTGAGAACCACAGTTCGTCTTGGCGATGACAAGGAGATGGAGATGCTCAAGGTGGGCACTGTCACACTGGTTGCAAGGAATGGGAAGCCCAAATGTATTCATAGAGTGAAGCTAGTTCCAGGACTCGCACACAACCTACTGAGTGTAGGACAACTTCTAATAAAAGGATATTTACTTAACTTTCATGAAGGAAAGTGCGTTATCAAGGATGATAAAATGGTAAAATTGCTAACTATGATACCAAAGGGAAACAATAACATGTTTCCTTTAGATCTCACCAGAATTAAAAGGGTGAATGTGGCTCCAAATGATTAGACTTTGTCTAAGCGTTGGCACTAATGGTTCAGGGATCTCAATTATAGAAGTCTGGGATCATTGGTGAAGAATAGAGTGGCTGTAGGATTACCTGAAGTGAAAGATGGGCCTCATTGTGAAGTCCATGCTATTGGGAAGCAAGCAAGGAAGACCTTTCCCACAGTGAAGTCAAGGAGAACCACAGGATGTTTGCAACTTGTCCACATGGACATGTGTGGCCCCATGAGTGTAGATTCTCTAGGAGGTAACaaattctttctcttgtttgataTTGGATTTAGCAGGAAATGCTGGGTCTACTTCTTGAAAACAAATGGTGAGGCCTTTGAACACTTTCGGAGGTTTCACGTGCTGGTTGAAAGAGA from Dioscorea cayenensis subsp. rotundata cultivar TDr96_F1 chromosome 7, TDr96_F1_v2_PseudoChromosome.rev07_lg8_w22 25.fasta, whole genome shotgun sequence carries:
- the LOC120265105 gene encoding ABC transporter I family member 20-like, producing MPTPHIFFHHPSPSTLGRSVFHDIALTSSGDLSYLGCEWRRYVFFASFEVSIQMDVSVERMIYGVTGVDPQRREELIKVLDIELSWRVHKSSYGQRRRLQICMGLLKPFKVLLLGEITVDLDELARANLLKYL